A portion of the Gorilla gorilla gorilla isolate KB3781 chromosome X, NHGRI_mGorGor1-v2.1_pri, whole genome shotgun sequence genome contains these proteins:
- the LOC101144131 gene encoding elongation factor 1-beta-like has product MGFGDLKSPAGLQVLNDYLADKSYIKGYVPSQADVAVFEAVSSPPPADLCHALRWYNHIKSYEKEKASLPGVKKALGKYGPADVEDTTGSGATDSKDDDDIDLFGSDDEEESEEAKRLREERLAQYESKKAKKPALVAKSSILLDVKPWDDETDMAKLEERVRSIQADGLVWGSSKLVPVGYGIKKLQIQCVVEDDKVGTDMLEEQITAFEDYVQSMDVAAFNKI; this is encoded by the coding sequence ATGGGTTTCGGAGACCTGAAAAGCCCCGCCGGCCTCCAGGTGCTCAACGATTACCTGGCGGACAAGAGCTACATCAAGGGGTATGTGCCATCACAAGCAGATGTGGCAGTATTTGAAGCCGTGTCCAGCCCACCGCCTGCCGACTTGTGTCATGCCCTACGTTGGTATAATCACATCAAGTCTTACGAAAAGGAAAAGGCCAGCCTGCCAGGAGTGAAGAAAGCTTTGGGCAAGTATGGTCCTGCCGATGTGGAAGACACTACAGGAAGTGGAGCTACAGATAGTAAAGATGATGATGACATTGACCTCTTTGGATCTGATGATGAGGAGGAAAGTGAAGAAGCAAAGAGGCTAAGGGAAGAACGTCTTGCACAATATGAATCAAAGAAAGCCAAAAAACCTGCACTTGTTGCCAAGTCTTCCATCTTACTAGATGTGAAACCTTGGGATGATGAGACAGATATGGCGAAATTAGAGGAGCGCGTCAGAAGCATTCAAGCAGACGGCTTAGTCTGGGGCTCATCTAAACTAGTTCCAGTGGGATACGGAATTAAGAAACTTCAAATACAGTGTGTAGTTGAAGATGATAAAGTCGGAACAGATATGCTGGAGGAGCAGATCACTGCTTTTGAGGACTATGTGCAGTCCATGGATGTGGCTGCTTTCAACAAGATCTAA